A genomic segment from Lates calcarifer isolate ASB-BC8 linkage group LG13, TLL_Latcal_v3, whole genome shotgun sequence encodes:
- the LOC108875238 gene encoding neurogenic locus notch homolog protein 1, whose protein sequence is MHIFFAKLTFLLSLIGLTRGLRCFTATESCLNQGRCEATPDGNEECKCQDGYLGSRCQFRDPCTSSPCRHGGTCHAAVRGNTVDYSCTCKLGYSDPRCVTPVNNACINSPCRNGGTCELETLQTFKCHCPPGWSGNRCHQADPCASNPCANGGQCSIIETHFVCTCTAFFSGKTCKQDVNECDASPSPCKNGGVCINEVGGYRCQCPQEYTGKQCESRYLPCNPSPCHNGGTCIQRGETSYECSCVPGFTGKNCNYNIDDCPGHECQNGGTCVDGVNTYNCQCKPEFTGQLCTEDVDECQLMPNACQNGGTCHNTFGSYQCVCVNGWAGDDCSNNIDDCASAACASGSTCHDRVASFFCECPHGRTGLLCQLDDACISNPCQKGSNCDTNPVNGNHFCTCPTGYFGASCDQDVDECALGSNPCEHAGKCINTKGSFQCKCQQGYVGPRCELDINECMSNPCKNEATCLDQIGDFHCICMPGYEGEFCEIDTDECANSPCLNGGKCIDKINSFHCQCPTGFTGNLCQIDFDECASTPCKNGAKCTDGPNKYTCDCTEGYTGRHCETDINECYSNPCHYGTCIDGLASFSCHCRPGYTGRLCETNINECLSLPCRNGGTCQDRENAYVCSCPKGTAGTNCEINIDDCKSNPCDYGTCIDKINGYECACAPGYTGTMCNINIDECAINPCHNGGTCIDGINGFTCVCPEGYHDTTCFSQVNECLSNPCIHGHCEDKINGYKCLCDSGWSGKNCDINNNECESNPCMNGGTCKDMTSGYVCTCRMGFTGPNCQTNINECASNPCLNQGTCIDDVAGYKCNCVLPYTGENCETLMAPCSSKPCKHGGLCQESEDYQSFSCVCPEGWQGQTCEVDIKECVKNPCRNGATCQNTLGSYRCGCKPGFTGRNCETNIDDCKPNPCSNGGHCKDEVNGFLCTCLLGFRGTTCEEDINECESNPCKNGANCTDCVNSYTCTCPPGFSGIHCENNTPDCTESSCFNGGTCMDGINAFTCLCPPGFTGSYCQHDINECDSKPCLNGGTCQDSYGTYKCTCPHGYTGLNCQNLVRWCDSSPCKNGGTCWQTGTTYRCKCETGWTGLYCDVPSVSCEVAAKQRGVDVAHLCRNSGQCLDAGNVHYCHCQVGYTGSYCEEQVDECTPNPCQNGATCTDFLGGYTCKCMPGYVGTNCSDEINECFSQPCQNGGTCIDLINTYKCSCPRGTQGVHCEINIDDCNPFIDPVTKEPKCFNNGKCVDRVGGYHCICSAGYVGERCEGDVNECLSNPCDPRGTHSCIQLTNNYRCECRTGYTGQRCDTVFDGCKGKPCRNGGTCAVASNTPHGFICKCPPGFTGSTCEYDAQACGSLHCRNGGTCISGHKSPKCLCTSSFTGPECQYPTDSSCNSNPCYNGGTCEYTSEEPFYRCVCPANFNGLSCHILDYSFRGGIGHDILPPSEVDVKCENPQCEEHKHNKVCDVLCNNHSCGWDNGDCSLNFNDPWKNCSASLQCWRYFNNGKCDSQCDNAGCLYDGFDCQNLEGQCNPLYDQYCKDHYADGHCDQGCNNAECEWDGLDCANNMPEKLAVGQLVLVVHITPEQLLSNSSSFLRELSRVLRTNVIFRKTGKGEMMVYPYYGSEHELKKYNVKRSVDSWSEVPGKVLNVVKRSLYDVAGGSRRERRELDHLQIKGSIVHLEVDNRQCFQQSTECFQSTNDAAAFLGALASSGKLDVPYTIEAVFSDVDQKVSSNLYPIYLVLGGVGILAFLGVGMVAARKRRHEHGRLWLPEGFKTTETSKKKRREPVGEDSVGLKPLKNTSDISLMDDTQNEWGEDEPSDAKRFRFDEQAMLEVDDQTDHRQWTQQHLDAADLRIPSIAPTPPQGEIENDCMDVNVRGPDGFTPLMIASCSGGGLETGNSEEEEDASANVINDFIYQGANLHNQTDRTGETALHLAARYARSDAAKRLLEASADANIQDNMGRTPLHAAVAADAQGVFQILIRNRATDLDARMHDGTTPLILAARLAVEGMVEELINCHADVNAIDDFGKSALHWAAAVNNVEAAIVLLKNGANKDMQNNKEETPLFLAAREGSYETAKVLLDHFANREITDHMDRLPRDIAQERMHHDIVRLMDEYNLVRSPPMHGGSLSTTLSPPLCSPNSYLSSMKQPQPQGQGQGKKARKPSTKGIGCKEGKDMKVKKKNSQDGKSGNLLDSSAVLSPVDSLESPHGYVSDVASPPMMTSPFQQSPSVSLNHLQGMSDAHLAVNHMVMPNKQELARMQFDPLPPRLTHLPVSGSSGQGAMNGQCDWLSRMHGNMSQPGQFNPMRGGPGGQGGLHQGSQHGMMTSLHNGHPTTSLSQMMTYQGIQSTRLGPQPHIMQQQAQQMQQMQNLQQLQQQQQQQQSIQLQHQNSNTTNSQNFISGELSSPELQQGTGNSSMPIHTILPQETQIMSSSINQSMPSTQFLTPPSQHSYSGPMDNTPNHQVQVPDHPFLTPSPGSPDQWSSSSPHSNMSDWSEGISSPPTSMQSQIGHIPEQFK, encoded by the exons ATGCCAGGACGGATACTTGGGAAGCAGATGCCAGTTTCGCGACCCATGCACCAGCTCGCCATGCAGGCACGGCGGCACGTGTCACGCCGCGGTCAGGGGGAACACAGTGGACTACAGCTGCACCTGCAAACTGGGCTACAGCGACCCCCGCTGCGTGACGCCCGTCAACAATGCCTGCATCAACTCACCGTGTCGCAACGGAGGCACTTGCGAGCTTGAGACTCTCCAGACGTTTAAGTGCCACTGCCCACCTGGATGGTCAG GTAATAGGTGCCACCAAGCCGACCCCTGTGCCTCAAACCCATGTGCTAACGGTGGCCAGTGCTCTATCATCGAGACCCACTTCGTCTGCACCTGCACGGCGTTCTTCTCCGGAAAGACCTGCAAACAGGACGTCAACGAGTGCGATGCAAGCCCATCGCCCTGCAAGAACGGCGGGGTATGCATCAACGAGGTTGGCGGGTACCGGTGCCAGTGCCCACAGGAGTACACGGGCAAGCAATGCGAGAGCCGCTACCTGCCCTGCAACCCATCACCCTGCCATAATGGAGGCACCTGCATCCAGAGGGGAGAGACCAGCTACGAATGCTCCTGCGTGCCAG gtttTACTGGCAAAAACTGCAACTACAATATTGATGACTGTCCTGGTCATGAGTGCCAGAATGGAGGGACGTGTGTAGATGGAGTCAACACCTACAACTGCCAGTGTAAACCAGAATTTACAG GTCAGCTCTGCACAGAGGACGTTGATGAGTGCCAACTGATGCCCAACGCCTGCCAAAATGGCGGCACGTGCCACAACACCTTCGGCAgctaccagtgtgtgtgtgtaaacggCTGGGCCGGGGACGACTGCAGCAACAACATCGATGACTGTGCCAGCGCTGCGTGCGCCTCTGGATCCACGTGTCATGACCGTGTAGCTTCTTTCTTCTGCGAATGCCCTCATGGCCGCACAG GTCTGCTGTGCCAGCTGGACGATGCCTGCATCAGTAACCCTTGTCAGAAGGGCTCCAACTGCGACACCAACCCTGTCAACGGGAACCACTTTTGCACCTGCCCCACGGGATACTTTGGAGCTTCCTGTGATCAGGACGTTGACGAGTGCGCTCTGG GTTCCAACCCATGTGAGCACGCAGGGAAGTGTATAAACACCAAGGGTTCATTCCAGTGTAAGTGCCAGCAGGGTTACGTGGGGCCACGATGCGAGCTGGACATCAACGAATGCATGTCGAACCCATGTAAGAATGAGGCCACCTGCCTGGACCAGATAGGAGACTTTCACTGCATCTGCATGCCAG GCTACGAGGGGGAGTTCTGCGAGATCGATACGGACGAGTGCGCCAACAGCCCCTGCCTGAACGGCGGCAAGTGTATCGACAAAATCAACTCCTTCCACTGCCAGTGCCCCACAG GCTTCACTGGGAACCTTTGCCAGATAGACTTTGATGAGTGTGCCAGCACACCGTGCAAAAATGGCGCCAAGTGCACAGACGGGCCCAACAAGTACACCTGCGACTGCACTGAAG GTTACACTGGGAGGCACTGCGAGACGGACATCAACGAGTGTTACTCCAACCCCTGCCACTATGGCACCTGCATCGACGGCCTGGCCTCCTTCAGCTGCCACTGCAGACCTGGATACACCGGCCGACTCTGTGAAACCAACATCAACGAGTGTCTGAGCCTGCCGTGCAGGAACGGAGGCACCTGCCAGGACCGAGAAAACGCCTACGTCTGCAGCTGCCCTAAGGGAACTGCAG GAACCAACTGTGAAATCAACATCGACGACTGTAAGAGCAATCCCTGCGACTATGGGACGTGCATCGACAAGATCAATGGCTACGAATGTGCCTGTGCACCTGGCTACACTG GCACCATGTGTAACATCAACATCGACGAGTGCGCCATCAACCCCTGCCACAACGGCGGCACCTGCATCGACGGCATCAACGgcttcacctgtgtgtgtccagaggGTTACCATGACACCACCTGCTTCTCCCAAGTCAACGAGTGTCTCAGCAACCCCTGCATCCACGGCCACTGTGAAGACAAGATCAATGG CTATAAATGCCTGTGTGATTCTGGCTGGAGCGGTAAAAACTGTGACATCAACAACAATGAGTGTGAATCCAACCCATGTATGAATGGAGGCACCTGCAAGGATATGACCAGCGGATATGTTTGCACCTGCCGCATGGGCTTCACTG GTCCAAACTGCCAGACCAACATCAACGAATGTGCCTCCAACCCCTGCCTCAACCAAGGGACCTGCATTGACGATGTAGCGGGCTACAAGTGCAACTGTGTCCTGCCTTACACGG GAGAGAACTGTGAAACCTTGATGGCCCCCTGTAGCTCCAAACCCTGCAAACATGGAGGACTGTGTCAGGAGTCTGAGGACTATCAGAGCTTCTCTTGTGTCTGTCCTGAAGGCTGGCAAG gCCAAACCTGTGAGGTGGACATCAAAGAGTGTGTGAAGAATCCCTGTCGCAACGGAGCAACCTGCCAGAACACTTTGGGCAGTTATCGCTGTGGCTGCAAACCAGGCTTCACTGGACGCAACTGTGAGACCAACATCGACGACTGCAAGCCCA ACCCCTGCAGCAACGGAGGCCACTGCAAGGACGAGGTGAACGGTTTCCTGTGTACCTGCCTGCTCGGCTTCAGGGGAACAACATGCGAGGAGGACATCAACGAGTGTGAGAGCAACCCGTGTAAGAACGGAGCCAATTGCACCGACTGTGTCAACAGCTACACCTGCACCTGCCCGCCAGGCTTCAGTGGAATCCACTGTGAAAATAACACTCCCGACTGCACTGAGAG CTCCTGCTTCAATGGCGGCACCTGCATGGACGGCATCAATGCCTTCACGTGTTTATGCCCACCTGGCTTCACTGGGAGTTACTGCCAGCATGACATCAACGAGTGTGACTCCAAACCCTGTCTGAATGGCGGAACCTGCCAGGACAGCTATGGCACCTACAAGTGCACCTGCCCTCATGGTTACACCGGACTCAACTGTCAG AACTTGGTTCGTTGGTGCGACTCCTCACCCTGTAAGAACGGAGGAACCTGCTGGCAGACGGGCACCACCTACAGGTGCAAGTGTGAGACTGGCTGGACGGGCCTTTATTGTGACGTTCCTAGTGTTTCCTGTGAGGTGGCAGCCAAACAGAGAG GAGTCGATGTCGCCCATCTGTGCCGTAACTCGGGTCAGTGTCTGGACGCAGGAAACGTTCACTACTGCCACTGCCAGGTCGGATACACTGGGAGCTACTGTGAGGAGCAGGTGGATGAATGCACCCCGAACCCCTGCCAAAATGGAGCCACCTGCACCGACTTTTTAGGCGGATACACCTGCAAG TGCATGCCAGGCTACGTCGGGACCAACTGCTCTGACGAGATCAATGAGTGCTTCTCCCAGCCGTGCCAGAACGGGGGCACCTGCATTGACCTGATCAATACCTACAAATGCTCCTGTCCCCGGGGAACCCAAG GGGTGCACTGTGAGATCAATATTGACGACTGCAACCCGTTCATCGACCCAGTCACCAAAGAGCCAAAGTGCTTCAACAACGGCAAGTGCGTGGATCGAGTTGGAGGCTACCACTGCATCTGCTCCGCGGGGTACGTCGGGGAGCGCTGCGAGGGAGACGTCAACGAGTGTCTGTCCAACCCCTGTGACCCGCGGGGCACGCACAGCTGCATCCAGCTCACCAACAACTACCGCTGCGAATGTCGCACTGGATACACAG GTCAGCGTTGTGACACAGTCTTCGATGGCTGTAAGGGTAAACCTTGTCGTAATGGAGGGACTTGTGCTGTAGCCAGTAACACACCACACGGCTTCATCTGCAAATGTCCACCT GGCTTTACTGGCTCTACATGTGAATATGACGCCCAGGCCTGTGGTAGCCTTCATTGTCGCAACGGAGGCACTTGCATCTCTGGCCACAAGAGCCCCAAGTGTCTGTGCACCTCGTCATTCACCGGGCCCGAGTGTCAGTATCCCACCGACAGCTCCTGTAATTCAAACCCCTGCTACAATGGCGGCACGTGTGAATACACCTCAGAGGAGCCGTTCTACCGCTGCGTCTGCCCTGCAAACTTCAACGGCCTCAGCTGCCACATCCTGGATTACAGCTTCCGGGGAGGGATTGGCCACGACATCCTGCCACCGTCGGAGGTGGACGTCAAATGCGAGAACCCGCAGTGCGAAGAGCATAAGCACAACAAGGTCTGCGATGTACTCTGCAACAACCACTCCTGCGGCTGGGACAACGGCGACTGTTCGCTCAACTTCAATGACCCATGGAAGAACTGCTCGGCCTCACTGCAGTGCTGGCGATACTTCAACAATGGAAAGTGCGATTCGCAGTGTGATAATGCTGGATGCCTCTACGACGGGTTTGACTGCCAGAATCTGGAAGGACAGTGCAA CCCTCTGTATGATCAGTACTGCAAGGACCACTATGCCGACGGCCACTGTGACCAGGGCTGCAACAATGCAGAGTGTGAGTGGGACGGCCTGGACTGCGCCAATAACATGCCGGAGAAGCTAGCGGTGGGCCAGTTGGTCCTGGTGGTCCACATCACGCCCGAGCAGCTCCTCAGCAACTCGTCCAGCTTTCTGCGCGAGCTGAGCCGCGTCCTCCGAACCAACGTGATATTCAGGAAGACTGGCAAGGGCGAGATGATGGTGTACCCGTACTACGGGAGCGAACACGAGCTGAAGAAGTACAACGTCAAGCGCTCAGTGGACTCGTGGTCAGAGGTACCTGGTAAGGTGCTGAATGTGGTGAAGAGGAGCCTCTATGATGTGGCAggagggagcaggagggagaggagggagctgGATCATTTGCAGATCAAAGG TTCAATTGTCCACTTGGAGGTGGATAACCGTCAGTGCTTCCAGCAGTCCACCGAGTGTTTCCAGAGCACCAATGATGCTGCAGCCTTCCTTGGAGCTTTGGCCTCCAGTGGCAAACTGGATGTTCCATACACCATTGAAGCTGTTTTTA GCGATGTGGACCAAAAGGTTTCGTCGAACCTCTACCCAATCTACCTGGTCCTGGGCGGCGTAGGGATACTGGCCTTCCTCGGAGTGGGGATGGTGGCTGCCCGAAAGCGCCGCCATGAGCACGGGCGCCTCTGGCTCCCCGAGGGCTTCAAGACCACAGAGACCAGCAAGAAGAAGAGACGTGAGCCTGTCGGGGAGGATTCAGTGGGATTAAA GCCACTAAAAAACACTTCAGACATTTCACTCATGGATGACACCCAGAATGAATGGGGAGAAGATGAGCCTTCGGATGCAAAACGCTTCAGG TTCGACGAGCAGGCGATGCTGGAGGTGGACGACCAGACGGACCACCGCCAGTGGACGCAGCAGCACCTGGACGCCGCCGACCTACGCATCCCCTCCATCGCTCCCACACCCCCTCAGGGCGAGATTGAGAATGACTGCATGGATGTCAATGTGCGAGGACCAG ATGGATTCACACCCCTGATGATTGCATCCTGCAGTGGCGGAGGCTTGGAAACGGGCAAcagcgaggaagaggaggacgcCTCTGCCAACGTGATCAACGACTTCATCTACCAGGGCGCTAACCTTCACAACCAGACCGACCGTACAGGTGAAACCGCACTTCACCTGGCGGCCCGTTACGCTCGTTCTGACGCCGCCAAACGCCTGCTGGAGGCCAGCGCTGACGCCAACATCCAGGACAACATGGGCAGGACGCCTCTGCATGCTGCTGTGGCAGCTGACGCCCAGGGAGTGTTCCAG ATTCTGATAAGGAACCGCGCCACAGACTTGGATGCCCGCATGCATGATGGAACTACACCCCTGATCTTGGCTGCCAGGCTGGCAGTGGAGGGCATGGTGGAGGAGCTCATTAACTGTCATGCTGATGTCAATGCAATTGATGATTTCG gTAAGTCGGCCTTACACTGGGCTGCAGCAGTAAATAATGTGGAGGCTGCTATTGTGCTTCTCAAGAATGGTGCCAACAAGGACATGCAAAACAACAAG GAGGAAACGCCTCTATTCTTGGCTGCCAGGGAAGGAAGCTACGAGACTGCCAAGGTCTTACTGGACCACTTTGCTAACAGAGAAATTACTGACCACATGGACCGCCTGCCCAGAGACATTGCACAGGAGAGGATGCATCATGACATTGTGCGGCTGATGGATGAGTACAACCTGGTACGAAGTCCTCCCATGCACGGAGGGTCACTCAGCACCACATTGTCACCTCCTCTTTGCTCGCCCAACAGCTATCTGAGCAGCATGAAGCAGCCCCAGCCGCAAGGCCAAGGCCAGGGCAAAAAGGCCCGCAAGCCCAGCACCAAGGGCATTGGCTGCAAGGAGGGCAAAGACAtgaaggtgaagaagaagaattcCCAGGATGGGAAGTCCGGGAACCTCCTGGACAGCTCAGCTGTTCTGTCACCAGTTGACTCATTGGAGTCTCCACATGGCTATGTCTCTGATGTGGCCTCGCCACCCATGATGACGTCACCTTTCCAGCAGTCGCCATCTGTATCCCTGAACCATCTGCAAGGTATGTCTGACGCACACCTGGCTGTAAACCACATGGTGATGCCAAACAAGCAGGAGCTGGCTCGGATGCAGTTTGACCCGCTGCCTCCCCGCCTCACCCATCTGCCCGTGTCTGGCTCCAGTGGCCAGGGTGCCATGAACGGCCAGTGTGATTGGCTGTCCAGGATGCATGGCAACATGAGCCAGCCAGGCCAGTTCAATCCCATGAGAGGAGGTCCTGGTGGTCAGGGAGGTCTGCACCAGGGAAGCCAGCACGGGATGATGACCTCCCTCCACAACGGCCACCCCACCACCAGCCTGTCGCAGATGATGACCTATCAGGGGATCCAGAGCACCAGACTGGGTCCGCAGCCCCACATCATGCAGCAGCAGGCTCAACAGATGCAGCAGATGCAGaacctccagcagctccaacaacagcagcagcagcaacagagcaTCCAGCTGCAGCACCAAAACTCAAACACCACCAACAGCCAGAACTTCATCAGCGGTGAGCTAAGTTCCCCAGAGCTCCAACAGGGCACAGGCAACTCCAGCATGCCCATCCACACCATCCTACCACAGGAGACCCAGATTATGTCCTCCTCCATCAACCAGTCAATGCCCAGCACCCAGTTCCTCACCCCACCCTCCCAGCACAGTTATTCAGGCCCCATGGACAACACCCCAAACCATCAGGTCCAGGTGCCTGATCACCCTTTTCTGACCCCCTCCCCCGGCTCCCCTGATCAGTGGTCCAGTTCATCTCCTCATTCCAACATGTCCGACTGGTCAGAGGGCATTTCAAGTCCACCGACAAGCATGCAGTCTCAGATTGGACATATACCTGAACAGTTCAAATAA